In Ctenopharyngodon idella isolate HZGC_01 chromosome 20, HZGC01, whole genome shotgun sequence, the following proteins share a genomic window:
- the LOC127502175 gene encoding E3 ubiquitin-protein ligase TRIM47-like isoform X2 — MAEANISVGQDEFSCPVCLDLLKNPVTIPCGHSYCMSCITGCWNQDDQKGVNSCPQCRQTFTPRPALGKNTILAEMVEKLKKTKLQAAVPAGSGDVECDVCTGRKHKAVKSCLVCLESYCQTHFERHEEFRSGKPHKVINATGRLQEMICPQHGKQLEIYCRTDRCCICYLCTVDEHKNHDTVTATAERTEKQKQLEKNQENYQQRIQQKEKKLQNLREEVKTHKRSAQKAVEDSERIFTELIRSIERSRSEVTQLIRDQENSAVSRAEEQLERLEKEIEDLRRRNAELEQLSHTEDHIHFLQVAEPEKQFGVSSFVFI, encoded by the exons ATGGCAGAAGCCAATATTTCAGTGGGACAGGACGAGTTCAGCTGTCCAGTGTGTCTGGATCTACTGAAGAATCCAGTGACCATTCCttgtggacacagttactgtatgAGCTGTATTACCGGCTGCTGGAATCAGGATGATCAGAAGGGAGTTAATAGCTGccctcagtgcagacagaccttcaCTCCAAGACCAGCTTTAGGTAAAAACACCATTTTGGCTGAAATggtggagaaactgaagaagacTAAACTCCAAGCTGCTGTTCCTGCTGGATCTGGAGATGTGGAGTGTGACGTCTGCactggaagaaaacacaaagctgTCAAGTCCTGTCTGGTGTGTCTGGAATCTTactgtcaaactcattttgaaCGTCATGAAGAATTTCGCTCAGGAAAGCCACACAAAGTAATCAATGCCACTGGACGACTCCAGGAGATGATCTGTCCACAACACGGTAAACAACTGGAAATCTACTGCCGCACTGACCGGTGCTGTATTTGTTACCTGTGTACAGTTGATGAGCACAAAAACCACGACACTGTAACAGCTACAGCAGAGAGGACAGAGAAGCAG aaacagctggagaaaaatcaagaaaactatcAGCAGAGAATTCagcaaaaagagaaaaaactcCAGAACCTGAGAGAGGAGGTGAAGACTCATAAG CGCTCTGCACAGAAagcagtggaggacagtgagaggatcttTACTGAACTGatccgctccattgagagaagCCGCTCTGAGGTGACGcagctgatcagagatcaggaaaaTTCTGCTGTGAGTCGAGCTGAAGAACAACTAGAGCGACTGGAGAAGGAGATTGAAGACCTGAGGAGGAGAAACGCTGAGCTGGAGCAACTTTCACACACAGAAGATCACATTCATTTCCTGCAGGTAGCAGAGCCTGAGAAACAGTTTGGTGTGTCTTCATTTGTCTTTATTTGA